A genomic region of Rhipicephalus sanguineus isolate Rsan-2018 chromosome 1, BIME_Rsan_1.4, whole genome shotgun sequence contains the following coding sequences:
- the LOC119384916 gene encoding uncharacterized protein LOC119384916, whose protein sequence is MQTIVRMITSQLLLTSVRIFAGASPECALPCSAAASGCYHPSLNSRPGMTMPPGEQWLPEPKALWTATSSSTSTASPYIKAHPPQAPPRGLCDCTSTQPSNPLIFAMQVSKSYTLFAKKSSNYVLVQFPSPRCCLAIAAECVSVIHSLLMLSGDVETNPGPSGNDAVLTELQKIAAGQSKVITEVQSLKSQLNTTDRTITDLCKRMTALEAHYQALIPLGNDIEKMRADTSSMSRKIEELEDRLDDAENRSRRNNLIFYGISDPTDSETWNDSEKLIIDFCSNNLGIPVGPHDFERAHRLGRHSLGRNRPIIVKFACYKTKDSILSNGRKLRNTNFSIGEDFSLSVRHARKQLIAFAKAKSAKFFLRYKTLHIGPKRYVFDKLSRTVKEIA, encoded by the exons ATGCAGACGATCGTCCGTATGATCACCAGCCAGCTACTGCTGACCTCGGTGCGCATCTTTGCCGGTGCGTCACCGGAGTGCGCACTGCCGTGCTCCGCAGCGGCGTCGGGATGCTACCACCCGTCGCTCAACAGTCGGCCCGGGATGACCATGCCGCCAGGGGAGCAGTGGCTACCGGAACCCAAAGCATTGTGGACGGCCACGTCATCATCGACATCAACAGCTTCGCCGTATATAAAAGCGCACCCGCCGCAGGCACCGCCCCGTGGGCTCTGTGACTGCAC CTCAACGCAGCCATCTAACCCGCTAATCTTTGCGATGCAGGTTAGTAAATCCTACACGCTGTTTGCAAAAAAATCTAGCAATTACGTCTTGGTGCAGTTCCCGAGCCCACGATGCTGTCTCGCCATTGCCGCCGAATGTGTTTCAGTTATTCATTCCTTGCTGATGTTATCAGGAGATGTCGAAACTAACCCTGGCCCTAGCGGAAACGATGCCGTGTTGACAGAACTTCAGAAAATAGCCGCAGGCCAATCCAAAGTAATTACCGAAGTACAGAGCCTCAAATCTCAGTTAAACACTACAGATAGAACAATAACGGATTTATGCAAACGAATGACCGCCCTAGAGGCACACTACCAGGCCCTTATTCCTCTCGGAAACGACATCGAAAAGATGCGGGCAGATACAAGCAGCATGTCTCGCAAGATCGAGGAACTAGAAGACCGCCTAGACGACGCGGAAAACAGATCACGTCGAAATAACCTCATCTTTTATGGCATCTCTGACCCTACTGACAGCGAAACATGGAACGATTCCGAAAAACTGATCATCGATTTCTGCAGTAATAATCTAGGAATACCCGTAGGACCTCATGACTTCGAAAGAGCTCATCGCCTCGGTCGTCATTCGCTCGGTAGAAATCGTCCCATAATCGTGAAATTCGCATGTTACAAAACAAAGGACTCGATCCTATCTAATGGCCGGAAATTAAGAAATACTAACTTTAGCATTGGCGAGGACTTTTCGCTCTCCGTTCGACACGCGCGGAAACAATTAATTGCGTTTGCCAAGGCTAAATCTGCTAAGTTCTTCTTGCGGTATAAAACCCTGCACATCGGTCCGAAACGTTATGTTTTTGATAAGTTGTCTAGAACCGTTAAAGAAATCGCATAG
- the LOC119393219 gene encoding uncharacterized protein LOC119393219, with product MANSEQLRKKRGALRAGVTRALTVLTDLLQQPDPDASQISGHMDYLKDREKALSQLDDVILATTDEQNLDQEVGTAQEYNENILYALSRAKFWLQERERNAGNQARATEPGPSHLGSPNSGDAAGQVREHRQRSVQLPKLQIPTFDGSLRRWQSFWDHFDATIHTNAELPRIEKFKYLLTYLTGSAKRAIEGIRLAEQNYDLAIKTLTDRFGRRDLLVNEHIDHLLALSPVKCSSEVQKLRLLHDNVQFHVSTLEGLGVSPDQYTVVLNHVLMRCLPEDLAIIYRQKTKETNCAPSITETPEDRTRLAKDMLTFLRIQVEIREEGRQLSRRALQDEPRTHKPEEIYGAEPIPSASALTGSTLPVRPACPLCQSKDHTIAFCNANLSVEEKRARLHYANCCFHCGTRNHISINLRCGTCHRRHLTILCELSRPAEDLQSSGGSPAFDEPPPQAMRNVTTAQSSHVESTPVLWQTGRVWAESGDRRVLVRILLDSGSQRTYIRADVAKILTCSVVGKEELSIVTFGGSKSRRRISAERVNVRLRS from the coding sequence ATGGCGAACTCGGAACAGCTGCGCAAGAAGCGTGGTGccctaagggctggcgtcacgagaGCGCTCACGGTTTTAACGGACCTGCTGCAGCAACCGGATCCTGACGCCTCTCAGATTAGCGGCCACATGGATTACCTCAAAGACAGGGAGAAAGCACTGTCGCAGCTCGACGACGTCATCCTTGCGACCACAGACGAACAGAACCTCGACCAGGAAGTAGGAACGGCGCAGGAATACAACGAGAACATTCTGTACGCACTATCACGCGCCAAGTTCTGGCTTCAAGAACGTGAGAGGAATGCCGGAAATCAGGCTCGAGCAACTGAACCCGGGCCTAGCCACCTCGGATCTCCGAACTCCGGCGACGCAGCAGGCCAGGTGAGAGAGCACCGTCAGCGTTCAGTTCAACTACCGAAGCTACAGATACCGACTTTCGATGGTAGTCTGCGTCGATGGCAGTCTTTTTGGGACCATTTCGACGCCACCATCCACACGAACGCTGAGCTACCGCGGATTGAAAAGTTCAAGTACCTACTCACCTACTTAACCGGCAGCGCGAAGCGGGCTATCGAAGGCATCCGCTTAGCCGAACAAAACTATGACCTTGCGATCAAGACGCTCACGGACCGCTTCGGACGCCGGGATCTGCTCGTGAACGAACATATCGATCATCTTCTCGCGCTAAGCCCAGTGAAATGCTCATCAGAGGTCCAGAAGCTTCGTCTGCTGCACGACAATGTCCAATTTCACGTCAGCACCTTAGAAGGGCTTGGAGTTTCACCAGATCAGTACACCGTGGTGTTAAACCATGTCCTGATGCGATGTCTGCCAGAGGATCTCGCCATCATATACAGGCAGaagaccaaggaaacaaactgcGCACCCAGTATCACCGAAACTCCTGAAGACAGAACGCGGCTAGCCAAGGATATGCTAACCTTCCTCCGCATCCAAGTGGAAATCCGGGAGGAAGGCCGGCAGCTGTCGCGTCGTGCACTGCAAGACGAACCCAGGACCCACAAGCCTGAAGAAATTTATGGCGCGGAACCTATACCATCAGCGTCAGCTCTAACCGGGTCCACCTTGCCTGTCAGACCAGCGTGCCCACTATGCCAAAGCAAGGATCATACGATCGCTTTCTGTAACGCTAACTTATCGGTTGAGGAGAAGCGTGCAAGGCTGCATTACGCTAATTGCTGCTTCCACTGCGGAACGCGCAATCACATATCCATCAACCTCAGGTGTGGTACCTGCCATCGACGCCACCTGACGATTCTCTGTGAATTATCGAGGCCAGCCGAAGACCTTCAATCAAGCGGTGGATCCCCGGCATTTGATGAACCACCGCCCCAAGCAATGCGAAACGTCACAACCGCCCAGAGCAGTCACGTCGAATCTACGCCTGTATTGTGGCAGACAGGCCGAGTTTGGGCAGAGTCTGGAGACCGACGAGTACTCGTGCGGATACTGCTGGACAGCGGCAGTCAGCGCACATACATTCGTGCAGACGTGGCAAAGATACTTACGTGCTCGGTCGTGGGAAAGGAAGAGCTCTCCATCGTCACATTTGGTGGCTCCAAGTCACGAAGACGAATTTCTGCAGAGCGTGTCAACGTGCGACTCCGCAGCTAG